A genomic segment from Pseudomonas sp. M30-35 encodes:
- the pepP gene encoding Xaa-Pro aminopeptidase, which translates to MISIPKSEYARRRKALMAQMEPNSIAILPAAPVYIRNRDVEHIFRQDSDFQYLSGFPEPEAVIALIPGREHGEYVLFCRERDPERELWDGLRAGQDGAMSRFGADDAFPIGDIDDILPGLIEGRERVYYSMGTNQEFDRHLMDWINVIRSKARQGAQPPNEFVALNHLLHDMRLYKSANEVKVMREAAEISSRAHVQAMRVSRPGLFEFHLEAELDYEFRKGGAKMPAYGSIVATGKNACILHYHENDAVLKDGDLVLIDAGCEIDCYASDITRTFPANGKFSPEQKAIYELVLASQEAAFLEIGPGKHWNQAHEATVQVITAGLVELGLLDGDVDELIASEAYKAFYMHRAGHWLGMDVHDVGDYKVGGEWRVLEVGMAMTVEPGIYISPDNQNVAKKWRGIGVRIEDDVVVTKTGCEILTTGVPKTVAEIEALMAGAHQVA; encoded by the coding sequence ATGATCAGCATCCCAAAGTCGGAATATGCCCGTCGGCGCAAGGCGCTGATGGCGCAGATGGAACCCAACAGCATCGCAATTTTGCCTGCTGCCCCGGTGTACATTCGTAATCGCGATGTCGAGCACATCTTCCGTCAGGACAGCGATTTTCAATACCTCTCAGGCTTTCCTGAGCCTGAGGCGGTGATCGCGCTGATTCCGGGGCGCGAGCATGGCGAGTACGTATTGTTTTGCCGCGAGCGTGATCCGGAGCGTGAGTTGTGGGACGGTTTGCGCGCAGGCCAGGACGGCGCCATGAGTCGTTTTGGCGCGGATGACGCATTCCCAATTGGCGATATCGACGACATTCTGCCGGGGCTGATTGAAGGCCGCGAGCGGGTTTATTACTCGATGGGTACCAATCAGGAATTTGATCGCCACTTAATGGACTGGATCAACGTGATCCGCTCTAAAGCGCGCCAAGGTGCGCAGCCGCCGAATGAGTTTGTCGCGCTCAACCACTTGCTCCACGATATGCGCCTGTACAAGAGTGCTAACGAGGTCAAGGTAATGCGCGAAGCGGCCGAGATTTCGTCGCGCGCTCATGTGCAGGCGATGCGCGTCAGTCGCCCTGGTTTGTTTGAGTTTCACCTCGAAGCCGAGCTTGATTACGAATTCCGCAAAGGCGGGGCAAAAATGCCCGCTTACGGCTCGATCGTCGCGACGGGCAAGAACGCCTGCATCCTGCATTATCACGAGAATGACGCGGTTCTGAAGGACGGCGATCTGGTGCTGATTGATGCCGGCTGTGAGATCGATTGCTACGCCAGCGATATCACCCGTACATTTCCGGCAAATGGTAAATTTTCACCTGAGCAAAAAGCCATTTACGAGCTGGTGCTGGCTTCACAAGAAGCTGCATTCCTCGAGATTGGCCCCGGTAAACACTGGAATCAGGCGCACGAAGCCACTGTGCAGGTGATTACTGCGGGCTTGGTCGAGCTCGGCTTGCTTGACGGAGATGTTGACGAGTTAATCGCCAGCGAAGCCTACAAGGCCTTTTACATGCACCGCGCCGGTCACTGGCTGGGCATGGATGTGCACGATGTCGGCGACTATAAAGTCGGTGGCGAATGGCGCGTGCTTGAGGTCGGCATGGCAATGACGGTTGAGCCGGGTATCTATATTTCTCCGGACAATCAAAATGTCGCGAAAAAATGGCGCGGCATCGGTGTGCGTATCGAAGATGACGTAGTCGTCACCAAAACCGGCTGCGAAATTCTGACCACCGGGGTGCCGAAAACCGTCGCTGAAATCGAGGCGTTGATGGCTGGCGCGCATCAAGTTGCCTAA